In a single window of the Micromonospora inositola genome:
- a CDS encoding 2-oxo acid dehydrogenase subunit E2, producing MVSLHTEPDVVLAGPIVFPGQTCVLAIGGTHDELALDATGQVVARKFVNLSAVYDHRVVNGREAVAFLQAVKAALEAPDRLTEE from the coding sequence GTGGTCTCCCTGCACACCGAGCCGGACGTGGTGCTCGCCGGGCCGATCGTCTTCCCCGGCCAGACCTGCGTGTTGGCCATCGGCGGCACCCACGACGAGCTGGCCCTGGACGCCACCGGCCAGGTGGTGGCCCGCAAGTTCGTCAACCTCAGCGCCGTCTACGACCACCGGGTGGTCAACGGCCGGGAGGCGGTCGCCTTCCTCCAAGCGGTGAAGGCGGCCCTGGAGGCGCCGGACCGGCTCACCGAGGAGTGA
- a CDS encoding polysaccharide deacetylase family protein: MEAGNTINICFHGIGEPRRELEPGEERYWIQRDQFHAMLDELAAWPSVRVSFDDGNLSDVRIGLPGLTARGLSAEFFVLAGRLGTAGSLDEDDVRELQGHGMTIGTHGMHHRSWRGMDKQTTYEEFVAARDRLVEVIQQDIATAACPLGQYDRRALGELRRLGYSAVFTSDRRPARREAWLQPRFSVRRDDTPASLRETVRASHGWPVRIRTEVVGLAKRWR; the protein is encoded by the coding sequence GTGGAAGCCGGTAACACCATCAATATCTGTTTCCACGGCATCGGCGAGCCGCGCCGGGAACTCGAGCCCGGCGAGGAGCGCTACTGGATCCAACGGGACCAGTTCCACGCCATGCTGGACGAGCTGGCCGCCTGGCCGTCGGTACGGGTCAGCTTCGACGACGGCAACCTCTCCGACGTGCGGATCGGTCTGCCCGGCCTCACCGCACGCGGCCTGTCCGCCGAGTTCTTCGTCCTGGCGGGGCGGCTCGGGACGGCCGGCAGCCTCGACGAGGACGACGTACGGGAGCTGCAGGGTCACGGCATGACGATCGGTACGCACGGGATGCACCACCGCTCATGGCGCGGGATGGACAAACAGACGACGTACGAGGAGTTCGTGGCGGCCCGCGACCGCCTCGTCGAGGTGATCCAGCAGGACATCGCGACGGCCGCCTGCCCGCTCGGGCAGTACGACCGGCGGGCGCTGGGCGAGCTTCGGCGGCTCGGCTACTCCGCGGTCTTCACCAGTGATCGCCGGCCGGCCAGGCGGGAGGCGTGGCTGCAGCCGAGGTTCAGCGTCCGCCGCGACGACACGCCCGCCTCGCTGCGGGAAACCGTACGGGCCAGCCATGGCTGGCCCGTACGGATCCGCACGGAGGTCGTGGGCTTGGCGAAGCGCTGGAGATAG
- a CDS encoding sugar transferase: MNTLDLAPVIDLTAIRKPSTAPPAGSVATTRSGWQSRYVVALCLVDLMVGLASAAAALGLRFGPATAEPYNRGYLWITITLPLAWMVALTLNRAYEPRHLFVGNDEYARVFRSGVALAATLTVVSFAFDFRLARGYVIIALPLLIVAGVAMRYLVRQHLHRSWARGERLHRVILIGHELAVAEMTRRLRRERFHGLGVVGACLPQPRAEFAELRRAGLPPILGTFEDVATAVARAGADTVVVLSCPEIAGAALRRLGWQLERDDVDLIVASNLVDVAGDRTTVRPVDGLPMLHVEHPRLKGGRRFVKTVFDRVSALVLLILAAPVLLAIALLIRMSPGAGGPAIFRQERVGKNGRPFVIYKFRTMYVDAEDRLAELLDRNETDGELFKMRHDPRVTPVGRWLRRLSLDEIPQLVNVFKGDMSLVGPRPPLPREVANYPSDMRRRLVVKPGLTGLWQVSGRSDLSWEESIRLDLSYVENWSLTMDLAILLRTLSAVIRSSGAY; this comes from the coding sequence GTGAATACACTGGACCTCGCACCGGTCATCGACCTCACGGCCATCCGGAAGCCATCGACGGCGCCACCAGCGGGTTCGGTTGCGACGACGCGGAGTGGCTGGCAATCCCGGTACGTCGTCGCCCTGTGTCTTGTCGACCTCATGGTTGGACTGGCATCGGCGGCCGCCGCCCTGGGCCTTCGCTTCGGCCCGGCGACGGCCGAGCCGTATAACCGCGGCTATCTCTGGATCACCATTACGCTGCCGCTTGCCTGGATGGTCGCTCTCACCCTCAACCGAGCGTATGAACCACGTCATCTCTTCGTCGGAAATGATGAGTACGCTCGGGTATTTCGATCCGGTGTCGCCCTTGCCGCCACCTTGACGGTTGTTTCCTTTGCATTCGATTTCCGGCTCGCCCGAGGTTACGTGATCATCGCTCTGCCGCTGCTCATCGTCGCCGGCGTCGCGATGCGGTATCTTGTCCGCCAGCACCTGCATCGCTCGTGGGCACGCGGTGAACGGCTGCACCGGGTGATCCTGATCGGGCACGAGCTCGCCGTCGCAGAGATGACCAGAAGGCTGCGCCGCGAGCGCTTCCACGGACTCGGCGTGGTTGGAGCCTGCCTGCCGCAACCCCGGGCCGAGTTCGCGGAGCTGCGCCGGGCCGGTCTGCCGCCGATCCTCGGCACGTTCGAGGACGTGGCGACCGCCGTCGCGCGGGCGGGTGCGGACACCGTCGTCGTGCTCTCCTGCCCGGAGATCGCCGGAGCCGCCCTGCGGCGGTTGGGGTGGCAACTGGAACGCGATGACGTCGACCTCATCGTCGCGAGCAATCTCGTCGACGTGGCCGGCGACCGCACCACCGTCCGCCCGGTGGACGGGTTGCCGATGCTGCACGTCGAGCACCCTCGTCTGAAGGGCGGCCGGCGGTTCGTCAAGACGGTCTTCGACCGCGTCTCGGCGCTCGTGCTACTGATACTCGCCGCCCCGGTGCTGCTGGCGATCGCCCTGCTGATCCGGATGAGCCCGGGCGCCGGTGGTCCCGCGATCTTCCGCCAGGAGCGGGTGGGCAAGAACGGCCGACCGTTCGTCATCTACAAGTTCCGGACGATGTACGTGGACGCCGAAGATCGCCTGGCGGAGCTGCTCGACCGCAACGAGACCGACGGCGAGCTGTTCAAGATGCGTCACGACCCCCGAGTCACCCCGGTCGGGCGGTGGCTGCGCCGGCTGTCGCTGGACGAGATCCCGCAGCTTGTCAATGTGTTCAAGGGCGACATGTCGTTGGTCGGACCGCGGCCGCCGCTGCCCCGTGAGGTTGCCAACTATCCGTCCGACATGCGCCGGCGCCTGGTGGTCAAGCCGGGTCTGACCGGGCTGTGGCAGGTCTCCGGCCGGTCCGACCTGTCGTGGGAGGAGTCCATCCGGCTGGACCTGTCGTACGTGGAGAACTGGTCGTTGACCATGGATCTGGCGATCCTGCTCCGCACGCTGAGCGCAGTCATCCGAAGCTCCGGAGCGTACTGA
- a CDS encoding sugar transferase, translating to MRSSRSIVNVLKGDLSLVGPRPPPPREVADCPSDLRRRLVVKPGLTGLRRVLAAVPCHPNSAMDPP from the coding sequence ATGCGAAGCTCCCGCAGCATTGTCAATGTGCTCAAGGGCGACCTGTCGCTGGTCGGACCTCGGCCGCCGCCGCCCCGTGAGGTTGCCGATTGTCCGTCGGACCTGCGCCGGCGCCTGGTGGTCAAGCCGGGTCTGACCGGGCTCCGGCGCGTACTGGCGGCTGTGCCCTGTCATCCGAACAGTGCCATGGACCCGCCATAG
- a CDS encoding class I SAM-dependent methyltransferase, which yields MAEPPTGAQAHGRRANRRSYHDGVKVNGYVDDPYHRIRRAVAARMVADGVTGRLPVLELGCGPRGMLDPADLPAPLVLADLAETALRDARRAAGPDALPVCLDATRGLPFRAGSFAGLLTGELIEHVYDPVALLRECHRVLAPGGLLVLTTPNLATVQDRVSFLLGRAPRQVDPLHPYLWLHIRPFTPSLLRRVLRRAGFVPLAIRSNQVGWRLPGGRWVTSRLLAHLAPGLGGSLICAARRAAEPPSPTVAGQPNSA from the coding sequence ATGGCGGAGCCACCGACGGGCGCGCAGGCGCACGGCCGCCGAGCCAACCGGCGCAGCTACCACGACGGCGTCAAGGTCAACGGGTACGTCGACGACCCGTACCACCGGATCCGCCGGGCCGTCGCGGCCCGAATGGTGGCCGACGGCGTCACCGGGCGGCTGCCGGTGCTGGAACTGGGCTGCGGCCCGCGCGGCATGCTCGACCCGGCGGACCTGCCGGCGCCGCTGGTGCTGGCGGACCTGGCGGAGACGGCGCTGCGCGACGCCCGGCGGGCCGCCGGGCCGGATGCGCTACCGGTCTGCCTGGACGCCACCCGCGGCCTGCCGTTCCGGGCGGGCAGCTTCGCCGGGCTGCTCACCGGTGAGCTGATCGAGCACGTCTACGATCCGGTGGCGCTGCTGCGCGAGTGTCACCGGGTGCTGGCGCCGGGTGGGCTGCTGGTGCTCACCACCCCCAACCTGGCCACCGTGCAGGACCGGGTCTCCTTCCTCCTCGGCCGCGCCCCGCGCCAGGTGGACCCGCTGCACCCCTACCTCTGGCTGCACATCCGGCCGTTCACCCCGTCGCTGCTGCGCCGGGTGCTCCGGCGGGCCGGATTCGTGCCGCTGGCGATCCGCTCCAACCAGGTCGGCTGGCGGCTCCCCGGTGGACGCTGGGTCACCTCCCGGCTGCTCGCCCACCTCGCGCCGGGGCTCGGCGGCTCGCTGATCTGCGCGGCCCGGCGGGCTGCCGAGCCCCCGTCACCGACGGTCGCGGGGCAACCGAACAGCGCGTGA
- a CDS encoding inositol monophosphatase family protein: MDVKPGGTGPDLCEAHRFAVDAARAAGRLLREGTKGRVAARAKGANGDLVTDLDLAAERLIVDRIRARWPEHGVIAEEGGEYAPDEAWAWLVDPLDGTNNVAIGLPAYVVGIALCERGSPVLGVVHDPVAGRTWSAVRGQGAFVHAAGPSGRPLRAPHRPVPSAPVLAWTQGHEVRRDDSTARALKVVLDSTARRVLQLWAPLLSWVMLARGDIDGIVGYRPEAVDLPAGMLLAAEAGMIVRALDGGCFDDRYGCPAERRSFVAGPPESVDRLVKLVTAAQWIEPQVRHLTPISLTTVGW; the protein is encoded by the coding sequence ATGGACGTTAAGCCGGGCGGAACCGGGCCGGACCTGTGCGAGGCGCACCGGTTCGCGGTCGACGCCGCACGCGCCGCCGGGAGGTTGCTGCGCGAGGGGACGAAAGGCCGGGTGGCCGCCCGCGCCAAGGGTGCCAACGGCGACCTGGTCACCGACCTGGACCTGGCCGCCGAACGGCTGATCGTCGACCGGATCCGGGCCCGCTGGCCGGAGCACGGCGTGATCGCCGAGGAGGGCGGCGAGTACGCTCCCGACGAGGCCTGGGCGTGGCTGGTGGACCCGCTCGACGGCACCAACAACGTGGCCATCGGGCTGCCCGCCTACGTGGTCGGCATCGCGCTCTGCGAGCGCGGGTCGCCGGTGCTCGGCGTGGTGCACGACCCGGTCGCCGGCCGCACCTGGTCCGCGGTGCGCGGGCAGGGCGCGTTCGTGCACGCCGCCGGGCCGTCCGGCCGCCCACTACGGGCGCCGCACCGGCCGGTGCCGTCCGCGCCGGTCCTGGCCTGGACCCAGGGCCATGAGGTACGCCGGGACGACAGCACCGCCCGGGCGTTGAAGGTGGTGCTGGACTCCACCGCCCGCCGCGTGCTGCAACTCTGGGCGCCGCTGCTGTCCTGGGTGATGCTGGCCCGCGGCGACATCGACGGCATCGTCGGCTACCGTCCCGAGGCGGTGGACCTGCCCGCCGGGATGCTCCTCGCCGCCGAGGCCGGGATGATCGTGCGAGCCCTCGACGGTGGGTGTTTCGACGACCGGTACGGGTGTCCGGCCGAGCGGCGCAGCTTCGTCGCCGGGCCGCCGGAGAGCGTCGACCGGCTGGTCAAGCTGGTCACCGCGGCTCAGTGGATCGAGCCGCAGGTCCGCCATCTCACCCCGATCAGCCTCACCACCGTCGGCTGGTGA
- a CDS encoding UDP-glucose dehydrogenase family protein, whose protein sequence is MGTGSVELVAATAPKITVIGTGYLGATHAVCMAALGYQVLGVDVDADKISRLTSGEVPFFEPGLPELLIKALDSGRLRFTTSFQEVADFGDIHFVCVGTPQRAGSFAADVSYVDAAVTELAGHLRRRALVVGKSTVPVGTAARLAELIRTVAPAGGSVELAWNPEFLREGFAIDDTMRPDRLVFGVSSPWAEQRLREVFAPVIGQGSPVMVTDPQTAELVKVAANSFLATKISYINAMAEVCEAIGADVHDLALALGLDERIGSRFLRPGLGFGGGCLPKDIRAFMHRAEELGVGQAVAFLREVDGINQRRRARTVDLVRELAGGDLRGVRVAALGAAFKPDSDDIRDAPALDVASSLHQLGARVRVFDPVALDNARRAYPALEYGQSTFDVATGADVVVLLTEWSQFREIDPAALRTVVARRRIVDGRHALDPAHWRAAGWEYRALGRP, encoded by the coding sequence ATGGGCACTGGGTCAGTCGAACTCGTTGCGGCCACCGCCCCCAAGATCACCGTCATTGGCACCGGCTACCTGGGGGCCACTCACGCGGTCTGCATGGCGGCCCTGGGCTACCAGGTTCTCGGCGTCGATGTCGACGCAGACAAGATCTCGCGCCTGACCTCGGGCGAGGTGCCGTTCTTCGAGCCCGGGCTGCCCGAGCTGCTCATCAAGGCGTTGGACTCGGGGCGGTTACGCTTCACAACCTCGTTCCAGGAGGTGGCAGATTTCGGCGACATCCACTTTGTCTGCGTGGGAACGCCGCAACGGGCCGGGTCGTTTGCGGCTGACGTCAGCTATGTTGACGCCGCAGTGACCGAACTGGCCGGGCACCTTCGGCGGCGGGCGCTGGTCGTGGGCAAGTCAACGGTGCCGGTGGGTACCGCGGCCCGTCTTGCCGAACTGATCAGGACGGTGGCGCCGGCCGGCGGCAGCGTGGAGTTGGCCTGGAATCCGGAGTTCCTCCGCGAGGGTTTCGCCATCGACGACACCATGCGCCCGGATCGGCTGGTGTTCGGCGTCTCGTCGCCGTGGGCTGAGCAGCGGTTGCGCGAGGTGTTCGCGCCCGTGATCGGCCAGGGCAGCCCGGTGATGGTGACGGATCCGCAGACCGCCGAGCTGGTGAAGGTGGCGGCCAACTCGTTCCTCGCCACGAAGATCTCGTACATCAACGCCATGGCCGAGGTCTGTGAGGCGATCGGAGCGGACGTCCATGACCTGGCCTTGGCGCTCGGCCTCGACGAGCGGATAGGCAGCCGCTTCCTTCGGCCCGGACTGGGTTTCGGCGGCGGCTGCCTGCCCAAGGACATCCGCGCATTCATGCACCGCGCCGAAGAACTGGGTGTGGGCCAGGCGGTGGCGTTCCTCCGGGAAGTTGACGGGATCAACCAGCGCCGCCGCGCGCGCACGGTGGATCTGGTACGCGAACTCGCTGGCGGTGACCTTCGCGGGGTCCGAGTGGCGGCGCTCGGTGCTGCGTTCAAGCCAGACTCCGACGACATCCGGGACGCGCCCGCTCTCGATGTCGCGAGCAGCCTGCACCAGTTGGGGGCACGGGTGCGAGTCTTCGATCCGGTTGCCCTGGACAATGCCCGCCGGGCGTATCCTGCACTCGAATACGGTCAGAGCACCTTCGATGTGGCGACGGGTGCGGACGTCGTGGTGCTGCTGACCGAGTGGTCGCAATTCCGGGAGATCGATCCGGCGGCGTTGCGTACCGTGGTGGCGCGGCGGCGTATCGTTGACGGCCGGCACGCCCTGGACCCGGCGCATTGGCGTGCGGCGGGCTGGGAGTACCGGGCCCTTGGCCGTCCGTGA
- the lhgO gene encoding L-2-hydroxyglutarate oxidase, which translates to MQRAWSWPDPRYRKLLGGAARFEEGVGHDRRRRQGRVMRVAVIGAGIVGLAVARQLCLERPDWDVVVVDKEPDVARHQTGHNSGVIHAGIYYPPGSLKARLCRRGVRLLEDFCDEQGIPYARLGKLVVALDDRELVRLRDIRERALANGITDVAMLGPAGMRDIEPHVAGVAALHSPSTAVVDFVAVARSLADDLRRRGGTVRLSSEVTAMRETASGVVLETTSGEIMADRAIVCAGLQSSRMAALAGDDDDPRIVPFRGEYYRLTERSSGLVRGLVYPVPDPRYPFLGIHLTRRINGSVDVGPNAVLAFALQGYRRTDASLRDLAEVLGWSGFRRMARQHWRTGAREMLGSLSRRYFLEQARRYLPELARRDLVAAPAGVRAQALRRDGSLVDDFCITTRQRVTLVRNAPSPAATSSLAIAEHICHVALKAPA; encoded by the coding sequence TTGCAGCGGGCCTGGTCCTGGCCGGACCCTCGCTATCGCAAGCTCCTGGGCGGAGCTGCACGATTTGAGGAGGGTGTGGGACATGATCGGCGGAGACGACAAGGTCGGGTCATGAGGGTCGCGGTCATCGGGGCGGGCATAGTTGGCCTGGCGGTGGCCAGACAGCTGTGCCTTGAACGACCCGACTGGGACGTCGTCGTGGTGGACAAGGAGCCGGATGTCGCGCGGCACCAGACCGGCCACAACAGCGGCGTCATCCACGCGGGGATCTACTACCCGCCCGGATCGTTGAAGGCGCGACTGTGCCGGCGTGGTGTCCGGCTGCTGGAGGACTTCTGCGACGAGCAGGGCATCCCGTACGCGAGGCTGGGCAAGCTCGTGGTGGCCCTCGACGACCGCGAGTTGGTGCGGCTGCGCGACATCCGCGAACGGGCGCTGGCCAACGGCATCACCGACGTGGCGATGCTCGGCCCCGCCGGCATGAGAGACATCGAGCCGCACGTCGCCGGTGTCGCCGCGCTGCACTCGCCGTCGACGGCCGTCGTGGACTTCGTGGCCGTAGCGCGTTCGCTCGCGGACGACCTGCGTCGGCGCGGCGGCACGGTCCGCCTGTCGTCAGAGGTGACGGCCATGCGGGAGACCGCGTCGGGGGTGGTTCTGGAAACGACGTCCGGTGAGATCATGGCTGACCGCGCCATCGTGTGCGCGGGCCTGCAGTCCAGCCGGATGGCCGCGCTCGCCGGCGACGACGACGATCCGAGGATCGTGCCGTTCCGCGGCGAGTACTACCGTCTCACCGAGCGAAGCTCCGGGCTGGTGCGGGGGTTGGTGTACCCGGTTCCCGACCCGCGGTACCCGTTTCTCGGCATCCACCTGACCCGGCGCATCAACGGGTCGGTGGACGTCGGCCCCAACGCGGTGCTCGCCTTCGCGCTGCAGGGGTACCGGCGCACGGACGCCTCCCTGCGCGATCTCGCCGAGGTGCTCGGCTGGAGCGGGTTCCGCCGTATGGCGCGGCAGCACTGGCGCACCGGGGCACGGGAAATGCTCGGATCCCTGAGCCGGCGGTACTTCCTCGAGCAGGCGAGACGCTACCTGCCTGAGCTCGCGCGCCGGGATCTCGTGGCCGCGCCCGCCGGGGTCCGCGCCCAGGCCCTGCGCCGCGACGGGTCACTCGTGGACGACTTCTGCATCACGACGCGGCAGCGCGTGACGCTGGTCCGCAACGCCCCGTCACCCGCGGCGACATCATCGCTCGCCATCGCTGAGCACATCTGCCATGTGGCGCTCAAGGCACCGGCGTGA
- a CDS encoding glycosyltransferase, which translates to MSISEVTVAVVVVTYNSEELLPDLLTALGPGLAGLSWHLTVADNASADGTVATLRRLAPEATVVEMGRNAGYAAGINAAVAAAPPHTAILVLNPDVRLKPGCVETLTAVVGTSGTGIAVPHIVDGAGALIPTQRREPTILRALGDAVLGARKAGRYAILGEVVTDERRYAHETVTDWAEGSTVLISRECWQRCGPWDESFFLYSEETDFALRARDAGFVTRFVPDARAVHLEGDSRHSPKLWALLTLNRVRLYRRRHGLATTAVYWLVLLGREVSRALLGRQTSKAAVRDLLRPAKIREVPGPATVHSAG; encoded by the coding sequence ATGAGCATTTCCGAGGTGACGGTCGCCGTCGTTGTGGTCACGTACAACAGCGAGGAGCTGCTGCCGGATCTCCTCACCGCACTGGGGCCGGGCCTGGCCGGGCTGTCCTGGCACTTGACGGTCGCCGACAACGCGTCCGCCGACGGCACCGTTGCCACCCTACGCCGCCTGGCCCCCGAAGCGACCGTGGTCGAGATGGGGCGTAACGCGGGCTACGCCGCCGGAATCAACGCGGCGGTAGCCGCCGCGCCGCCGCACACCGCGATCCTCGTGCTCAACCCCGACGTCCGGCTCAAGCCGGGCTGCGTCGAGACACTGACGGCCGTCGTCGGTACCAGCGGCACGGGCATCGCCGTGCCGCACATCGTGGATGGTGCGGGCGCACTCATTCCGACGCAGCGGCGCGAGCCCACCATCCTCCGCGCCCTCGGGGACGCCGTTCTCGGTGCGCGGAAAGCCGGCCGTTACGCCATCCTCGGCGAGGTGGTGACCGACGAACGCAGGTATGCCCACGAGACGGTCACCGACTGGGCCGAGGGTTCCACGGTTCTGATCAGCCGAGAGTGCTGGCAGCGGTGTGGACCGTGGGACGAATCCTTCTTCCTGTACTCGGAGGAGACCGACTTCGCCCTGCGGGCTCGAGATGCGGGCTTTGTCACGCGCTTCGTGCCCGACGCCCGTGCCGTCCACCTGGAGGGTGACTCCCGGCACTCACCGAAGCTGTGGGCGCTGCTCACCCTGAATCGCGTGCGCCTCTATCGCCGCAGACACGGCCTGGCGACCACCGCCGTCTACTGGCTCGTGCTCCTGGGTCGTGAGGTCAGCCGCGCCCTCCTCGGCAGGCAGACCAGCAAGGCAGCCGTGCGCGACCTGCTGAGGCCCGCGAAGATACGTGAGGTGCCGGGACCCGCGACGGTGCACTCAGCCGGGTGA
- the rfbB gene encoding dTDP-glucose 4,6-dehydratase, whose translation MKVLVTGGAGFIGSEYVRMLLKAAGSTGPTDPLLEPSWVTVLDKLTYSGNLNNLAPVREDPRLRFVQGDICDQALVDEVVAGHDVIVHFAAESHVDRSINGAAPFVTTNVLGTQTLLDAALRHGTHRFVHVSTDEVYGSIDEGSWTETWPLSPNSPYSASKAGSDLLALAYHRTHGMDVVVTRCSNNYGPYQFPEKVIPLFVTNLLDGGTVPLYGDGGNVRDWLHVHDHCRGIALAQDKGRAGEVYNIGGGTELTNKELTARLLEACDAGWDRVVPVADRKGHDRRYSLDISKISAELGYAPSIDLEHGLAQTVQWYRDNRAWWEPLKTAGASTAAA comes from the coding sequence GTGAAGGTCCTCGTCACCGGCGGAGCCGGATTCATCGGGTCCGAGTACGTGCGCATGCTGTTGAAGGCAGCAGGAAGCACCGGTCCGACCGACCCGCTCCTTGAGCCGAGCTGGGTCACAGTGCTGGACAAGCTGACCTACTCCGGCAACCTGAACAACCTCGCCCCGGTGCGGGAGGACCCGCGCCTGCGCTTCGTGCAGGGTGATATCTGTGACCAGGCGCTGGTCGATGAGGTCGTGGCCGGTCACGACGTGATCGTGCACTTCGCCGCCGAGTCGCATGTGGACCGCTCCATCAACGGGGCCGCCCCGTTCGTGACCACGAACGTGCTCGGCACCCAGACCCTGCTCGACGCCGCGCTGCGGCACGGCACGCACCGGTTCGTGCACGTCTCCACCGACGAGGTGTACGGCTCCATCGACGAGGGCTCCTGGACGGAGACCTGGCCGCTGTCGCCCAACTCCCCGTACTCGGCCTCCAAGGCCGGCTCCGACCTGCTGGCGCTGGCCTACCACCGCACCCACGGCATGGACGTGGTGGTCACCCGCTGCTCCAACAACTACGGGCCCTACCAGTTCCCGGAGAAGGTCATCCCCCTGTTCGTCACCAACCTGCTCGACGGTGGCACCGTGCCGCTCTACGGCGACGGCGGCAACGTCCGGGACTGGCTGCACGTGCACGACCACTGCCGGGGCATCGCGCTGGCCCAGGACAAGGGCCGCGCCGGCGAGGTCTACAACATCGGCGGCGGCACCGAGCTGACCAACAAGGAACTCACCGCCCGGCTGCTGGAGGCCTGCGACGCCGGCTGGGACCGGGTCGTGCCGGTCGCCGACCGCAAGGGCCACGACCGCCGCTACTCGCTGGACATCAGCAAGATCAGCGCCGAACTCGGGTACGCGCCGAGCATCGACCTCGAGCACGGCCTGGCGCAGACCGTGCAGTGGTACCGGGACAACCGGGCCTGGTGGGAGCCGCTGAAGACGGCCGGCGCGTCGACCGCCGCCGCATGA
- a CDS encoding GNAT family N-acetyltransferase, with translation MQISVVRPSELGPAEVAEWRQMQESQPRLHNPFLAPEFTLAVGRSRPTARVAVLEDGPEIVGFFPYEVRHRVIGVPIGFGISDSQGLVHRPGLDWDPIRLLKECGLAVWEFDHLMADQSPFAPYHSYVAKSPIIELSKGYQSYVDDQMSDGNLIRQALRKQRRMVRELGEERFEWEDRTEGAMLALRRWKSAQYRRTQQYDRFRTPWIQAVLEELRDSSAADCRAVVSTIYAGDQPVAAHLGLRSRSVLAYWFPSYDVDLARHSAGILLCLRMAEAGAADGIEHIDLGKSEALYKNRLTNDELPVAEGCVGRSPAVASARRAQSALARSVRTGAVGDRLRAGRTGRLLRGLRARRHER, from the coding sequence ATGCAGATCTCCGTTGTCCGTCCGAGTGAGCTCGGCCCGGCCGAGGTCGCCGAGTGGCGGCAGATGCAGGAGTCACAGCCGAGGCTTCACAATCCCTTCCTCGCCCCCGAATTCACCCTCGCGGTGGGTCGTAGCCGCCCCACCGCCCGGGTGGCGGTGCTGGAGGACGGCCCGGAGATTGTCGGCTTCTTCCCGTATGAGGTGAGGCATCGTGTCATCGGAGTGCCGATCGGCTTCGGCATATCCGACTCTCAGGGCCTGGTGCACCGTCCCGGCCTGGACTGGGATCCGATCCGGCTGTTGAAGGAATGCGGTCTTGCCGTATGGGAGTTTGATCATCTGATGGCTGACCAGTCTCCCTTCGCGCCGTACCACTCCTACGTGGCTAAATCTCCCATCATCGAGCTGTCCAAGGGCTACCAGAGCTACGTCGACGACCAGATGAGCGACGGGAACCTGATCCGGCAGGCGCTACGCAAGCAGCGCCGCATGGTGCGCGAACTCGGGGAGGAGCGGTTCGAGTGGGAGGACCGTACTGAGGGCGCGATGCTCGCGCTCCGGCGCTGGAAGTCGGCCCAGTATCGCCGGACGCAGCAGTACGACCGGTTTCGGACGCCGTGGATCCAGGCGGTGCTGGAGGAGTTGCGCGACTCGTCCGCGGCCGACTGCCGCGCCGTGGTCTCCACGATCTACGCGGGAGACCAGCCCGTGGCTGCCCACCTGGGCCTGCGGAGCCGGTCGGTACTCGCCTACTGGTTCCCGTCGTACGACGTGGACCTCGCGCGGCACTCGGCCGGCATTCTGCTCTGCCTGCGTATGGCGGAAGCCGGCGCGGCCGATGGCATCGAGCACATCGATCTTGGCAAGTCCGAGGCGCTGTACAAGAACCGGCTGACGAATGACGAGTTGCCGGTGGCCGAGGGGTGCGTCGGGCGGTCGCCGGCGGTGGCGAGCGCCCGGCGGGCACAATCCGCGCTGGCGCGCTCCGTGCGGACAGGCGCCGTCGGTGATCGACTCCGCGCCGGCCGGACAGGCCGACTCCTTCGCGGTCTACGCGCACGACGGCACGAGCGGTGA